From a single Anabas testudineus chromosome 5, fAnaTes1.2, whole genome shotgun sequence genomic region:
- the LOC113153539 gene encoding odorant receptor 131-2-like, whose translation MNLSNSSTNFTTPVYRDTVETSILKNVVTVVLCISINYVNGSLVHTFTKHQVFNSNPRYILYIHLVINDMILLIILTLIQVISYIMVTFNVSLCIVLLIISIFVNLNNSLTLAIMAVECYIAICFPLRHTQICTVQKTYVVIGVIWLLNTLLVLPDLFVALATESIEFFHYRVFCFRENVFRAPYLTVKRDVSNTVFLVIVWFTLFYTYFRILFTAKAAAADAKKARNTVLLHGFQLLLCMLNFVYNLTIEGLTYFFPKSVPIIRFTITIFIQILPRLISPVVYGLRDKMLMKYLKRYICCTRNTTTHLQKRRAKQ comes from the exons ATGAACCTTTCAAATAGCAGCACAAATTTCACAACACCTGTCTATCGGGACACTGTAGAAACAAGTATACTCAAGAATGTGGTTACTGTGGTTCTCTGCATCTCCATCAACTATGTCAATGGGAGCCTGGtccacacattcacaaaacatCAG GTGTTCAATTCGAATCCTCGCTACATCCTGTACATCCACCTAGTGATCAATGACATGATCCTGCTGATCATATTAACCTTAATTCAAGTCATCAGTTATATTATGGTCACTTTTAATGTCTCATTGTGTATAGTTTTACTAATAATTTCTATATTTGTCAATCTAAATAATTCCCTAACACTGGCCATTATGGCAGTAGAGTGTTACATCGCCATCTGTTTCCCTCTCCGTCATACTCAGATCTGTACAGTTCAGAAAACTTATGTTGTGATCGGTGTGATATGGCTGCTAAACACACTTTTGGTTCTACCAGATTTATTTGTTGCCTTGGCCACAGAATCCATAGAATTCTTTCACTACAGGGTTTTCTGCtttagagaaaatgttttcagagcACCCTATCTCACAGTGAAGAGAGATGTGTCCAACACAGTGTTTTTGGTCATTGTGTGGTTCACACTTTTCTATACATACTTCAGGATTCTTTTTACTGCaaaggcagctgctgcagacgcAAAGAAAGCAAGAAACACAGTCCTGCTCCACGGCTTCCAGCTGCTGTTGTGCATGCTTAACTTTGTTTATAATCTTACTATAGAAGGTCTCACATACTTCTTCCCAAAAAGTGTACCCATCATTCGCTTTACTATCACAATATTTATTCAGATCCTGCCTCGACTCATCAGTCCGGTTGTTTATGGGCTACGAGACAAAATGCTAATGAAGTACCTGAAAAGATATATATGCTGTACGAGAAATACtacaacacatttacaaaaaagaCGAGCCAAACAATGA
- the LOC113153538 gene encoding odorant receptor 131-2-like codes for MNLSNSSTNFTTPVYRDTVETIILKNVITVVLCISINYVNGSLVHTFTKHQVFNSNPRYILYIHLVINDMILLITLTVIQVISYIMVTFNVSLCIVLLIISIFVNLNNPITLAIMAVECYIAICFPLRHTQICTVQKTYVVIGVIWLLNTLLVLPDLFVALATESIEFFHYRVFCFRDNVFRAPYLTVKRDVSNTVFLVIVWFTLFYTYFRILFTAKAAAADAKKARNTVLLHGFQLLLCMLNYVFNLTIEGLTYFFPKSVPIIRFTITIFIQILPRLISPVVYGLRDKMLMKYLKRYMCCTRNTTTHLQKRRVKQ; via the exons ATGAACCTTTCAAATAGCAGTACGAATTTCACAACACCTGTCTATCGGGACACTGTAGAAACAATTATACTCAAGAATGTGATCACTGTGGTTCTCTGCATCTCCATCAACTATGTCAATGGGAGCCTGGtccacacattcacaaaacatCAG GTGTTCAATTCGAATCCTCGCTACATCCTGTACATCCACCTAGTGATCAATGACATGATCCTGCTAATCACATTAACTGTAATTCAAGTCATCAGTTATATTATGGTCACTTTTAATGTCTCATTGTGTATAGTTTTACTAATAATTTCTATATTTGTCAATCTAAATAATCCCATAACACTGGCCATTATGGCAGTAGAGTGTTACATCGCCATCTGTTTCCCTCTCCGTCATACTCAGATCTGTACAGTTCAGAAAACTTATGTTGTGATCGGTGTGATATGGCTGCTAAACACACTTTTGGTTCTACCAGATTTATTTGTTGCCTTGGCCACAGAATCCATAGAATTCTTTCATTACAGGGTTTTCTGCTTTAGGGATAATGTTTTCAGAGCACCTTATCTCACAGTGAAGAGAGATGTGTCCAACACAGTGTTTTTGGTCATTGTGTGGTTCACACTTTTCTATACATACTTCAGGATTCTTTTTACTGCaaaggcagctgctgcagacgcAAAGAAAGCAAGAAACACAGTCCTGCTCCACGGCTTCCAGCTGCTATTGTGCATGCTCAACTATGTTTTTAATCTTACTATAGAAGGTCTCACATACTTCTTCCCAAAAAGTGTACCCATCATTCGCTTTACTATCACAATATTTATTCAGATCCTGCCTCGACTCATCAGTCCGGTTGTTTATGGGCTA
- the LOC113153542 gene encoding odorant receptor 131-2-like, whose product MNSSSTNVTVIVEYRDSFTKAVIKNVFVVVLSISINYINGSLIRTFCKHQIFYMSPRYILFIHLVVNDMIQVTLTIIMFVISYTIYKLNVSVCCILILPTSFTTENTPLNLACMAVECYIAICFPLRHLQICTIKRTILLIGLIWITSMLSVLSDLFITLATEPLNFFHSQVFCLRQNVFPNPIIVKKRDITYTVFLVIVWFTMFYTYFKILFTAKTAGKDSIKARNTIILHGVQLLLCMASYATPQLKDALQLWFPKNYTDSQFATYVIVQILPRSISPIIYGIRDNTFRKYLKRYMFCKISINYIENNRL is encoded by the exons ATGAACTCGTCATCTACCAATGTGACTGTGATTGTGGAGTACAGAGACTCCTTTACTAAAGCTGTGATCaagaatgtgtttgttgtggttcTCAGCATCTCCATCAACTACATCAATGGAAGCCTCATTCGCACCTTCTGCAAACACCAG ATATTCTACATGAGTCCTCGATACATTCTTTTCATCCACCTGGTCGTCAACGACATGATCCAAGTGACACTGACTATCATAATGTTTGTCATCAGCTACACCATTTACAAACTCaatgtttctgtctgctgtATCTTGATCCTGCCCACTTCGTTCACCACTGAAAACACCCCTCTGAACCTGGCTTGCATGGCAGTGGAGTGCTACATCGCCATCTGCTTTCCCCTTCGTCATTTGCAGATCTGCACTATCAAGAGAACGATACTGCTGATCGGATTAATTTGGATAACAAGTATGCTGTCTGTTCTTTCTGACCTGTTCATCACCTTGGCTACAGAGCCACTTAACTTCTTTCATTCCCAGGTGTTTTGCCTTAGACAAAATGTCTTCCCAAATCCCATCATTGTCAAGAAGAGAGATATAACATATACAGTGTTTCTAGTTATAGTCTGGTTCACTATGTTTTATACTTACTTCAAAATCCTCTTTACTGCAAAAACAGCCGGCAAAGATTCTATAAAAGCCAGAAACACTATCATCCTTCATGGggttcagctgctgctttgtaTGGCTTCATATGCAACACCCCAGCTGAAAGATGCTCTGCAGCTGTGGTTCCCAAAGAATTATACAGACTCCCAGTTTGCTACCTATGTTATAGTACAGATCTTGCCACGATCCATTAGTCCAATCATTTATGGCATACGAGATAATACTTTTAGGAAGTACCTCAAAAGATATATGTTTTGTAAGATCAGCATAAATTACATTGAAAATAACAGACTATAA
- the LOC113153540 gene encoding odorant receptor 131-2-like has product MNFTLENSNVTGSVNYSDLILAAIGKNLTVVILGISINYINATMIHTFNKHQIFKMNSRYILFIHLVFNDMIQLTTSISLVILANVFSTIYLSLCIILLMPGIITTLNTPLNIAFMAVECYIAVCIPLRYNYICTVKRTYISIGVIWTISSLSVLPDLIILLATEPLESLNSSVYCHRDNVFRSPYSLKKRDVSHILCLVVVWLTLFYTYFRILFAAKAAKSYTNKARNTILLHGFQVLLCMMVYVQPMLTQVLINFFPGGVKILYLVMFIIIHVLPRFVSPIVYGLRDKTFKKCFTRYLLCTVTTNIQPKTI; this is encoded by the exons ATGAATTTCACACTTGAGAACAGCAATGTAACAGGATCTGTGAATTACTCGGACCTGATACTTGCAGCTATTGGCAAGAATCTGACCGTTGTCATCCTTGGCATCAGCATCAACTACATCAATGCCACCATGATCCACACATTCAACAAGCATCaa ATTTTTAAGATGAACAGTCGCTACATCCTTTTCATCCACCTGGTGTTCAACGACATGATCCAGCTGACAACCAGCATTTCTCTTGTCATATTAGCTAATGTCTTCAGCACCATCTATCTCTCCCTCTGCATTATCCTCCTTATGCCAGGTATTATAACCACACTAAACACGCCTCTGAATATAGCTTTCATGGCAGTAGAGTGCTACATTGCTGTCTGCATCCCCCTTCGCTACAACTACATTTGTACAGTCAAAAGAACTTATATATCAATTGGTGTAATTTGGACAATAAGTTCACTTTCTGTTCTGCCAGATCTTATCATACTTTTGGCTACTGAACCTCTGGAGTCCCTAAATTCAAGCGTGTACTGTCATAGAGACAATGTGTTTAGGAGTCCCTACAGCCTAAAGAAGAGGGATGTGTCCCACATATTGTGTCTGGTAGTGGTTTGGCTCACTCTGTTCTACACTTACTTCAGAATTTTGTTTGCAGCCAAAGCTGCTAAATCATATACTAACAAGGCAAGAAACACTATCCTCCTCCATGGGTTTCAGGTGCTGTTGTGTATGATGGTGTATGTTCAACCTATGTTAACTCAGGTTCTCATAAATTTTTTCCCAGGAGGGGTAAAAATACTATACTTAGTCATGTTTATCATAATCCACGTTCTCCCTCGTTTTGTAAGTCCCATTGTCTACGGATTACGAGACAAGACTTTTAAGAAGTGCTTCACACGGTATCTTCTATGTACAGTAACCACAAACATCCAAccaaaaacaatataa
- the LOC113153541 gene encoding odorant receptor 131-2-like: MNSSSTNVTVIVEYESFTKAVIKNVFVVVLSISINYIDGSLIRTFCKHQIFYMSPRYILFIHLVVNDMIQVTLTIIMFVISYTIYKLNVSVCCILILPALFTTENTPLNLACMAVECYIAICFPLRHLQICTIKRTILLIGLIWITSMLSVLSDLFITLATEPLNFFHSQVFCLRQIVFPNPIIVKKRDITYTVFLVIVWFTMFYTYFKILFTAKTAGKDSIKARNTIILHGVQLLLCMASYATPQLKDALQLWFPKNYTDSQFATYVIVQILPRSISPIIYGIRDNTFRKYLKRYMFCKISINYVENNRL; the protein is encoded by the exons ATGAACTCGTCATCTACCAATGTGACTGTGATTGTGGAGTACGAATCCTTTACTAAAGCTGTGATCaagaatgtgtttgttgtggttcTCAGCATCTCCATCAACTACATCGATGGAAGCCTCATTCGCACCTTCTGCAAACACCAG ATATTCTACATGAGTCCTCGATACATTCTTTTCATCCACCTGGTCGTCAACGACATGATCCAAGTGACACTGACTATCATAATGTTTGTCATCAGCTACACCATTTACAAACTCaatgtttctgtctgctgtATCTTGATCCTACCCGCTCTGTTCACCACTGAAAACACCCCTCTGAACCTGGCTTGCATGGCAGTGGAGTGCTACATCGCCATCTGCTTTCCCCTTCGTCATTTGCAGATCTGCACCATCAAGAGAACGATACTGCTGATCGGATTAATTTGGATAACAAGTATGCTGTCTGTTCTTTCTGACCTGTTCATCACCTTGGCTACAGAGCCACTTAACTTTTTTCATTCCCAGGTGTTTTGCCTTAGACAAATTGTCTTCCCAAATCCCATCATTGTCAAGAAGAGAGATATAACATATACAGTGTTTCTAGTTATAGTCTGGTTCACTATGTTTTATACTTACTTCAAAATCCTCTTTACTGCAAAAACAGCCGGCAAAGATTCTATAAAAGCCAGAAACACTATCATCCTTCATGGggttcagctgctgctttgtaTGGCTTCATATGCAACACCCCAGCTGAAAGATGCTCTGCAGCTGTGGTTCCCAAAGAATTATACAGACTCCCAGTTTGCTACCTATGTTATAGTACAGATCTTGCCACGATCCATTAGTCCAATCATTTATGGCATACGAGATAATACTTTTAGGAAGTACCTCAAAAGATATATGTTTTGTAAGATCAGCATAAATTACGTTGAAAATAACAGACTATAA